The following proteins are co-located in the Aquarana catesbeiana isolate 2022-GZ linkage group LG02, ASM4218655v1, whole genome shotgun sequence genome:
- the SRSF3 gene encoding serine/arginine-rich splicing factor 3 isoform X1, which produces MTMREKTPPMHRDSCPLDCKVYVGNLGNNGNKTELERAFGYYGPLRSVWVARNPPGFAFVEFEDPRDAADAVRELDGRTMCGCRVRVELSNGEKRSRNRGPPPSWNRRPRDDYRRRSPPPRRRSPRRRSFSRSRSRSLSRDRRRERSLSRERNHKPSRSFSRSRSRSRSNERK; this is translated from the exons ATGACGATGAGGGAAAAAACACCAC CCATGCACCGTGACTCTTGTCCGCTAGACTGCAAAGTCTATGTAGGAAATCTTGGAAACAATGGAAATAAAACGGAACTTGAGCGGGCTTTTGGCTACTATGGACCTCTTCGTAGCGTGTGGGTTGCCAGGAATCCCCCTGGCTTTGCATTCGTAGAATTTGAAGATCCTAGAGATGCAGCAGATGCGGTTAGAGAGCTTGATGGACG gACAATGTGTGGATGTCGCGTTAGGGTTGAATTATCGAATGGTGAAAAACGAAGCCGGAATCGTGGTCCTCCGCCATCTTGGAACAGGAGGCCTAGGGATGATTACCGTAGGAGGAGTCCTCCTCCAAGACGCAG aTCTCCAAGGAGGAGGAGCTTTTCCCGTAGCCGTAGTAG gtcCCTTTCTAGAGATCGTAGAAGAGAGAGATCTTTGTCCAGAGAAAGGAACCACAAACCATCACGTTCATTTTCTAGATCAAGAAG CCGTTCCAGGTCAAACGAAAGAAAATAA
- the SRSF3 gene encoding serine/arginine-rich splicing factor 3 isoform X2 produces MHRDSCPLDCKVYVGNLGNNGNKTELERAFGYYGPLRSVWVARNPPGFAFVEFEDPRDAADAVRELDGRTMCGCRVRVELSNGEKRSRNRGPPPSWNRRPRDDYRRRSPPPRRRSPRRRSFSRSRSRSLSRDRRRERSLSRERNHKPSRSFSRSRSRSRSNERK; encoded by the exons ATGCACCGTGACTCTTGTCCGCTAGACTGCAAAGTCTATGTAGGAAATCTTGGAAACAATGGAAATAAAACGGAACTTGAGCGGGCTTTTGGCTACTATGGACCTCTTCGTAGCGTGTGGGTTGCCAGGAATCCCCCTGGCTTTGCATTCGTAGAATTTGAAGATCCTAGAGATGCAGCAGATGCGGTTAGAGAGCTTGATGGACG gACAATGTGTGGATGTCGCGTTAGGGTTGAATTATCGAATGGTGAAAAACGAAGCCGGAATCGTGGTCCTCCGCCATCTTGGAACAGGAGGCCTAGGGATGATTACCGTAGGAGGAGTCCTCCTCCAAGACGCAG aTCTCCAAGGAGGAGGAGCTTTTCCCGTAGCCGTAGTAG gtcCCTTTCTAGAGATCGTAGAAGAGAGAGATCTTTGTCCAGAGAAAGGAACCACAAACCATCACGTTCATTTTCTAGATCAAGAAG CCGTTCCAGGTCAAACGAAAGAAAATAA